The proteins below are encoded in one region of Manis javanica isolate MJ-LG chromosome 8, MJ_LKY, whole genome shotgun sequence:
- the ADCY4 gene encoding adenylate cyclase type 4 isoform X6, translating into MARLCSPRQPPSEDLFYETYYSLSQQYPLLLLLLVIVLCTLLALLAVAWASGRELASDPGFLTTVLCALGGFSLLLGLASREQRLQLWTRPLSGLVWAALLALGHGFLFTGGLVSAWDQVSFFLFVIFTVYAMLPLGMRDAAAAGLASSLSHLLVLGLYLGPQPDSRPALLPQLAANAVLFLCGNVAGAYHKALMERALRATFREALSSLHSRRRLDTEKKHQEHLLLSILPAYLAREMKAEIMARLQAGQGSRPESTNNFHSLYVKRHQGVSVLYADIVGFTRLASECSPKELVLMLNELFGKFDQIAKEHECMRIKILGDCYYCVSGLPLSLPDHAINCVRMGLDMCRAIRKLRAATGVDVNMRVGVHSGSVLCGVIGLQKWQYDVWSHDVTLANHMEAGGVPGRVHITGATLALLAGAYAVEDAAVEHRDPYLRELGEPTYLVIDPRAEEEDEMGAAGGLLSSLEGPKMRPSLLMTRYLESWGAAKPFAHLSHIESPVSTSTPLPEKALASFSPQWSLDRSRTRLDDDLDTGDAKFFQVIEQLNSQKQWKQSKDFNPLTLYFREKEMEKEYRLSALPAFKYYTACTFLVFLSNFVIQMLVTNRPPALAITYSITFLLFLLLLLVCFSEHLMRCVLKGPKMLHWLSALSGLVATRPGLRVALGTATILLVFAMAITSLFFSPAASNCPFQAPNVSSIACNLSWELPGSLPLVSIPYSMHCCVLGFLSCSLFLHMSFELKLTLLLLWLAASCSLFLHSHAWLSDCLVARLYLSPLDSRPGVLKEPKLMGAISFFIFFFTLLVLARQNEYYCRLDFLWKKKLRQEQEETETMENLTRLLLENVLPAHVAPQFIGQNRRNEQQDRI; encoded by the exons ATGGCCCGCCTCTGCAGCCCCCGGCAGCCCCCCAGCGAAGACCTCTTCTACGAGACCTACTACAGCCTGAGCCAGCAGTACCCGCTATTGCTCCTGCTCCTGGTGATTGTGCTGTGCACGCTCCTGGCACTCCTAGCTGTGGCCTGGGCAAGCGGCAGG GAGCTGGCCTCAGACCCGGGCTTCCTGACCACTGTGCTGTGCGCACTGGGCGGCTTCTCGCTCCTTCTGGGCCTGGCTTCCCGCGAGCAGCGACTGCAGCTCTGGACGCGTCCCCTGTCGGGCCTTGTGTGGGCAGCGCTGCTTGCGCTGGGCCACGGCTTCCTATTCACCGGGGGCCTAGTGAGCGCCTGGGACCAG gtgtctttttttctatttgtcatCTTCACCGTGTACGCCATGTTGCCCTTGGGCATGCGGGACGCTGCCGCCGCGGGCCTGGCCTCTTCGCTCTCGCACCTGCTGGTCCTCGGGCTGTATCTTGGGCCTCAGCCGGACTCACGGCCGGCGCTGCTGCCACAG CTGGCAGCAAACGCGGTGCTGTTCCTGTGCGGGAACGTGGCGGGCGCGTACCACAAGGCGCTGATGGAGCGCGCGTTGCGCGCCACATTCCGTGAGGCGCTCAGTTCCCTGCACTCGCGCCGGAGGCTGGACACGGAGAAGAAGCACCAG GAACACCTTCTCTTGTCTATCCTTCCTGCCTACCTGGCCCGAGAGATGAAGGCAGAAATCATGGCACGGCTGCAGGCTGGACAAGGTTCACGACCAGAGAGCACCAATAACTTCCACAGCCTTTATGTCAAGAGACACCAGGGAGTCAG CGTGCTATATGCTGACATCGTGGGCTTCACACGGCTGGCCAGTGAGTGTTCCCCTAAGGAGTTGGTGCTCATGCTCAACGAGCTCTTTGGCAAGTTCGACCAGATTGCCAAG GAGCATGAATGCATGCGGATCAAGATCCTGGGCGACTGTTACTACTGTGTCTCTGGGCTGCCGCTCTCGCTGCCAGACCACGCCATCAACTGTGTGCGCATGGGGCTGGACATGTGCCGGGCCATCAG GAAACTTCGGGCAGCCACTGGCGTGGACGTCAACATGCGTGTGGGCGTGCACTCGGGCAGTGTGCTCTGCGGAGTCATTGGGCTGCAGAAGTGGCAGTATGATGTCTGGTCTCATGATGTCACACTGGCCAACCACATGGAGGCAGGAGGCGTACCAGG ACGAGTACATATTACAGGGGCTACCCTGGCCCTGCTGGCAGGGGCTTATGCTGTGGAGGATGCAGCTGTGGAGCACCGGGACCCATACCTTCGGGAGCTGGGGGAGCCTACCTACCTGGTCATTGATCCCCGG GCTGAGGAGGAGGATGAGATGGGTGCTGCAGGAGGGTTGCTGTCCTCTCTTGAGGGCCCCAAGATGCGTCCATCACTGCTGATGACCCGCTACCTGGAGTCCTGGGGTGCAGCCAAGCCTTTTGCCCACCTGAGCCACATAGAGAGCCCTGTGTCCACATCCACCCCTCTTCCG GAGAAGGCCCTGGCTTCCTTCAGCCCCCAGTGGAGCCTGGACCG GAGCCGTACTCGACTAGATGATGACCTGGACACTGGGGATGCCAAGTTCTTCCAGGTCATTGAACAGCTCAACTCTCAGAA acAGTGGAAGCAGTCGAAGGATTTCAACCCACTGACACTGTACTTCAGAGAGaaggagatggagaaagag tATCGACTCTCTGCACTCCCTGCCTTCAAATACTACACAGCCTGCACCTTCCTGGTTTTTCTCTCCAACTTTGTCATCCAGATGCTGGTGACAAACAG GCCCCCAGCTCTGGCCATCACCTATAGCAtcaccttcctcctcttcctcctcctcctcctcgtctgCTTCTCAGAGCACCTGATG AGGTGTGTTTTGAAAGGCCCCAAGATGTTACACTGGCTGTCTGCACTGTCTGGCTTGGTAGCCACACGACCCGGACTGCGAGTCGCCCTGGGCACCGCCACCATCCTCCTCGTTTTCGCCATGGCCATTACCAGCCTG TTCTTCTCACCAGCAGCATCGAACTGCCCTTTCCAGGCCCCCAATGTGTCCTCCATAGCGTGCAACCTCTCCTGGGAGCTTCCTGGATCCCTGCCTCTCGTCAGCATCCCA TACTCCATGCATTGCTGCGTGCTGGGcttcctctcctgctccctcTTCCTGCACATGAGCTTCGAGCTGAAACTGACGCTGCTCCTGCTGTGGCTGGCGGCCTCCTGCTCCCTCTTCCTGCACTCCCATGCCTGGCTGTCCGACTGCCTCGTCGCCCGCCTCTATCTGAGCCCCCTGGACTCCAG GCCAGGGGTGCTGAAGGAACCCAAACTGATGGGAGCTATCtccttcttcatcttcttctTCACCCTCCTTGTCCTGGCTCGGCAG AATGAGTATTACTGCCGCCTGGACTTCCTGTGGaagaagaagctgaggcaggagcaggaggagacagagacaaTGGAGAACCTGACTCGGCTGCTCTTGGAGAACGTGCTCCCTGCCCATGTGGCCCCCCAGTTCATTGGCCAGAACCGGCGCAATGAG CAACAAGATAGGATATAA
- the ADCY4 gene encoding adenylate cyclase type 4 isoform X1, whose amino-acid sequence MARLCSPRQPPSEDLFYETYYSLSQQYPLLLLLLVIVLCTLLALLAVAWASGRELASDPGFLTTVLCALGGFSLLLGLASREQRLQLWTRPLSGLVWAALLALGHGFLFTGGLVSAWDQVSFFLFVIFTVYAMLPLGMRDAAAAGLASSLSHLLVLGLYLGPQPDSRPALLPQLAANAVLFLCGNVAGAYHKALMERALRATFREALSSLHSRRRLDTEKKHQEHLLLSILPAYLAREMKAEIMARLQAGQGSRPESTNNFHSLYVKRHQGVSVLYADIVGFTRLASECSPKELVLMLNELFGKFDQIAKEHECMRIKILGDCYYCVSGLPLSLPDHAINCVRMGLDMCRAIRKLRAATGVDVNMRVGVHSGSVLCGVIGLQKWQYDVWSHDVTLANHMEAGGVPGRVHITGATLALLAGAYAVEDAAVEHRDPYLRELGEPTYLVIDPRAEEEDEMGAAGGLLSSLEGPKMRPSLLMTRYLESWGAAKPFAHLSHIESPVSTSTPLPEKALASFSPQWSLDRSRTRLDDDLDTGDAKFFQVIEQLNSQKQWKQSKDFNPLTLYFREKEMEKEYRLSALPAFKYYTACTFLVFLSNFVIQMLVTNRPPALAITYSITFLLFLLLLLVCFSEHLMRCVLKGPKMLHWLSALSGLVATRPGLRVALGTATILLVFAMAITSLFFSPAASNCPFQAPNVSSIACNLSWELPGSLPLVSIPYSMHCCVLGFLSCSLFLHMSFELKLTLLLLWLAASCSLFLHSHAWLSDCLVARLYLSPLDSRPGVLKEPKLMGAISFFIFFFTLLVLARQNEYYCRLDFLWKKKLRQEQEETETMENLTRLLLENVLPAHVAPQFIGQNRRNEDLYHQSYECVCVLFASVPDFKEFYSESDINHEGLECLRLLNEIIADFDELLSKPKFSGVEKIKTIGSTYMAATGLNATSGQDTQQDAERSCSHLGTMVEFAVALGSKLDVINKHSFNNFRLRVGLNHGPVVAGVIGAQKPQYDIWGNTVNVASRMESTGVLGKIQVTEETARALQSLGYTCYIRGVIKVKGKGQLCTYFLNTDLTRIGPPSATLG is encoded by the exons ATGGCCCGCCTCTGCAGCCCCCGGCAGCCCCCCAGCGAAGACCTCTTCTACGAGACCTACTACAGCCTGAGCCAGCAGTACCCGCTATTGCTCCTGCTCCTGGTGATTGTGCTGTGCACGCTCCTGGCACTCCTAGCTGTGGCCTGGGCAAGCGGCAGG GAGCTGGCCTCAGACCCGGGCTTCCTGACCACTGTGCTGTGCGCACTGGGCGGCTTCTCGCTCCTTCTGGGCCTGGCTTCCCGCGAGCAGCGACTGCAGCTCTGGACGCGTCCCCTGTCGGGCCTTGTGTGGGCAGCGCTGCTTGCGCTGGGCCACGGCTTCCTATTCACCGGGGGCCTAGTGAGCGCCTGGGACCAG gtgtctttttttctatttgtcatCTTCACCGTGTACGCCATGTTGCCCTTGGGCATGCGGGACGCTGCCGCCGCGGGCCTGGCCTCTTCGCTCTCGCACCTGCTGGTCCTCGGGCTGTATCTTGGGCCTCAGCCGGACTCACGGCCGGCGCTGCTGCCACAG CTGGCAGCAAACGCGGTGCTGTTCCTGTGCGGGAACGTGGCGGGCGCGTACCACAAGGCGCTGATGGAGCGCGCGTTGCGCGCCACATTCCGTGAGGCGCTCAGTTCCCTGCACTCGCGCCGGAGGCTGGACACGGAGAAGAAGCACCAG GAACACCTTCTCTTGTCTATCCTTCCTGCCTACCTGGCCCGAGAGATGAAGGCAGAAATCATGGCACGGCTGCAGGCTGGACAAGGTTCACGACCAGAGAGCACCAATAACTTCCACAGCCTTTATGTCAAGAGACACCAGGGAGTCAG CGTGCTATATGCTGACATCGTGGGCTTCACACGGCTGGCCAGTGAGTGTTCCCCTAAGGAGTTGGTGCTCATGCTCAACGAGCTCTTTGGCAAGTTCGACCAGATTGCCAAG GAGCATGAATGCATGCGGATCAAGATCCTGGGCGACTGTTACTACTGTGTCTCTGGGCTGCCGCTCTCGCTGCCAGACCACGCCATCAACTGTGTGCGCATGGGGCTGGACATGTGCCGGGCCATCAG GAAACTTCGGGCAGCCACTGGCGTGGACGTCAACATGCGTGTGGGCGTGCACTCGGGCAGTGTGCTCTGCGGAGTCATTGGGCTGCAGAAGTGGCAGTATGATGTCTGGTCTCATGATGTCACACTGGCCAACCACATGGAGGCAGGAGGCGTACCAGG ACGAGTACATATTACAGGGGCTACCCTGGCCCTGCTGGCAGGGGCTTATGCTGTGGAGGATGCAGCTGTGGAGCACCGGGACCCATACCTTCGGGAGCTGGGGGAGCCTACCTACCTGGTCATTGATCCCCGG GCTGAGGAGGAGGATGAGATGGGTGCTGCAGGAGGGTTGCTGTCCTCTCTTGAGGGCCCCAAGATGCGTCCATCACTGCTGATGACCCGCTACCTGGAGTCCTGGGGTGCAGCCAAGCCTTTTGCCCACCTGAGCCACATAGAGAGCCCTGTGTCCACATCCACCCCTCTTCCG GAGAAGGCCCTGGCTTCCTTCAGCCCCCAGTGGAGCCTGGACCG GAGCCGTACTCGACTAGATGATGACCTGGACACTGGGGATGCCAAGTTCTTCCAGGTCATTGAACAGCTCAACTCTCAGAA acAGTGGAAGCAGTCGAAGGATTTCAACCCACTGACACTGTACTTCAGAGAGaaggagatggagaaagag tATCGACTCTCTGCACTCCCTGCCTTCAAATACTACACAGCCTGCACCTTCCTGGTTTTTCTCTCCAACTTTGTCATCCAGATGCTGGTGACAAACAG GCCCCCAGCTCTGGCCATCACCTATAGCAtcaccttcctcctcttcctcctcctcctcctcgtctgCTTCTCAGAGCACCTGATG AGGTGTGTTTTGAAAGGCCCCAAGATGTTACACTGGCTGTCTGCACTGTCTGGCTTGGTAGCCACACGACCCGGACTGCGAGTCGCCCTGGGCACCGCCACCATCCTCCTCGTTTTCGCCATGGCCATTACCAGCCTG TTCTTCTCACCAGCAGCATCGAACTGCCCTTTCCAGGCCCCCAATGTGTCCTCCATAGCGTGCAACCTCTCCTGGGAGCTTCCTGGATCCCTGCCTCTCGTCAGCATCCCA TACTCCATGCATTGCTGCGTGCTGGGcttcctctcctgctccctcTTCCTGCACATGAGCTTCGAGCTGAAACTGACGCTGCTCCTGCTGTGGCTGGCGGCCTCCTGCTCCCTCTTCCTGCACTCCCATGCCTGGCTGTCCGACTGCCTCGTCGCCCGCCTCTATCTGAGCCCCCTGGACTCCAG GCCAGGGGTGCTGAAGGAACCCAAACTGATGGGAGCTATCtccttcttcatcttcttctTCACCCTCCTTGTCCTGGCTCGGCAG AATGAGTATTACTGCCGCCTGGACTTCCTGTGGaagaagaagctgaggcaggagcaggaggagacagagacaaTGGAGAACCTGACTCGGCTGCTCTTGGAGAACGTGCTCCCTGCCCATGTGGCCCCCCAGTTCATTGGCCAGAACCGGCGCAATGAG GACCTCTACCACCAGTCCTACGAGTGTGTCTGTGTCCTGTTCGCCTCAGTCCCAGACTTTAAGGAGTTTTACTCTGAATCTGACATCAACCATGAGGGGCTAGAGTGTTTGAGGCTGCTCAATGAGATAATTGCTGATTTTGATGAG CTGCTCTCCAAGCCCAAGTTCAGTGGGGTGGAGAAGATCAAAACCATTGGCAGCACCTACATGGCAGCTACAGGCTTAAATGCCACCTCTggacaggacacacagcag GATGCTGAACGAAGCTGCAGCCACCTTGGTACCATGGTGGAGTTTGCGGTGGCCCTTGGATCTAAGCTGGATGTCATCAATAAGCACTCTTTCAACAACTTCCGCTTGCGTGTGG GGTTGAACCATGGACCTGTAGTAGCTGGAGTGATCGGGGCTCAGAAGCCACAGTATGATATCTGGGGCAACACAGTGAACGTGGCCAGCCGCATGGAGAGCACAGGAGTTCTGGGCAAGATCCAA GTGACTGAAGAGACAGCCCGGGCCCTGCAGTCATTAGGCTACACCTGCTATATCCGGGGAGTCATCAAGGTCAAAGGCAAAGGGCAGCTCTGCACCTACTTCCTCAACACAGATTTGACACGAATTGGACCTCCCTCAGCCACCCTGGGCTGA
- the ADCY4 gene encoding adenylate cyclase type 4 isoform X3 produces the protein MARLCSPRQPPSEDLFYETYYSLSQQYPLLLLLLVIVLCTLLALLAVAWASGRELASDPGFLTTVLCALGGFSLLLGLASREQRLQLWTRPLSGLVWAALLALGHGFLFTGGLVSAWDQVSFFLFVIFTVYAMLPLGMRDAAAAGLASSLSHLLVLGLYLGPQPDSRPALLPQLAANAVLFLCGNVAGAYHKALMERALRATFREALSSLHSRRRLDTEKKHQEHLLLSILPAYLAREMKAEIMARLQAGQGSRPESTNNFHSLYVKRHQGVSVLYADIVGFTRLASECSPKELVLMLNELFGKFDQIAKEHECMRIKILGDCYYCVSGLPLSLPDHAINCVRMGLDMCRAIRKLRAATGVDVNMRVGVHSGSVLCGVIGLQKWQYDVWSHDVTLANHMEAGGVPGRVHITGATLALLAGAYAVEDAAVEHRDPYLRELGEPTYLVIDPRAEEEDEMGAAGGLLSSLEGPKMRPSLLMTRYLESWGAAKPFAHLSHIESPVSTSTPLPEKALASFSPQWSLDRSRTRLDDDLDTGDAKFFQVIEQLNSQKQWKQSKDFNPLTLYFREKEMEKEYRLSALPAFKYYTACTFLVFLSNFVIQMLVTNRPPALAITYSITFLLFLLLLLVCFSEHLMRCVLKGPKMLHWLSALSGLVATRPGLRVALGTATILLVFAMAITSLAPNVSSIACNLSWELPGSLPLVSIPYSMHCCVLGFLSCSLFLHMSFELKLTLLLLWLAASCSLFLHSHAWLSDCLVARLYLSPLDSRPGVLKEPKLMGAISFFIFFFTLLVLARQNEYYCRLDFLWKKKLRQEQEETETMENLTRLLLENVLPAHVAPQFIGQNRRNEDLYHQSYECVCVLFASVPDFKEFYSESDINHEGLECLRLLNEIIADFDELLSKPKFSGVEKIKTIGSTYMAATGLNATSGQDTQQDAERSCSHLGTMVEFAVALGSKLDVINKHSFNNFRLRVGLNHGPVVAGVIGAQKPQYDIWGNTVNVASRMESTGVLGKIQVTEETARALQSLGYTCYIRGVIKVKGKGQLCTYFLNTDLTRIGPPSATLG, from the exons ATGGCCCGCCTCTGCAGCCCCCGGCAGCCCCCCAGCGAAGACCTCTTCTACGAGACCTACTACAGCCTGAGCCAGCAGTACCCGCTATTGCTCCTGCTCCTGGTGATTGTGCTGTGCACGCTCCTGGCACTCCTAGCTGTGGCCTGGGCAAGCGGCAGG GAGCTGGCCTCAGACCCGGGCTTCCTGACCACTGTGCTGTGCGCACTGGGCGGCTTCTCGCTCCTTCTGGGCCTGGCTTCCCGCGAGCAGCGACTGCAGCTCTGGACGCGTCCCCTGTCGGGCCTTGTGTGGGCAGCGCTGCTTGCGCTGGGCCACGGCTTCCTATTCACCGGGGGCCTAGTGAGCGCCTGGGACCAG gtgtctttttttctatttgtcatCTTCACCGTGTACGCCATGTTGCCCTTGGGCATGCGGGACGCTGCCGCCGCGGGCCTGGCCTCTTCGCTCTCGCACCTGCTGGTCCTCGGGCTGTATCTTGGGCCTCAGCCGGACTCACGGCCGGCGCTGCTGCCACAG CTGGCAGCAAACGCGGTGCTGTTCCTGTGCGGGAACGTGGCGGGCGCGTACCACAAGGCGCTGATGGAGCGCGCGTTGCGCGCCACATTCCGTGAGGCGCTCAGTTCCCTGCACTCGCGCCGGAGGCTGGACACGGAGAAGAAGCACCAG GAACACCTTCTCTTGTCTATCCTTCCTGCCTACCTGGCCCGAGAGATGAAGGCAGAAATCATGGCACGGCTGCAGGCTGGACAAGGTTCACGACCAGAGAGCACCAATAACTTCCACAGCCTTTATGTCAAGAGACACCAGGGAGTCAG CGTGCTATATGCTGACATCGTGGGCTTCACACGGCTGGCCAGTGAGTGTTCCCCTAAGGAGTTGGTGCTCATGCTCAACGAGCTCTTTGGCAAGTTCGACCAGATTGCCAAG GAGCATGAATGCATGCGGATCAAGATCCTGGGCGACTGTTACTACTGTGTCTCTGGGCTGCCGCTCTCGCTGCCAGACCACGCCATCAACTGTGTGCGCATGGGGCTGGACATGTGCCGGGCCATCAG GAAACTTCGGGCAGCCACTGGCGTGGACGTCAACATGCGTGTGGGCGTGCACTCGGGCAGTGTGCTCTGCGGAGTCATTGGGCTGCAGAAGTGGCAGTATGATGTCTGGTCTCATGATGTCACACTGGCCAACCACATGGAGGCAGGAGGCGTACCAGG ACGAGTACATATTACAGGGGCTACCCTGGCCCTGCTGGCAGGGGCTTATGCTGTGGAGGATGCAGCTGTGGAGCACCGGGACCCATACCTTCGGGAGCTGGGGGAGCCTACCTACCTGGTCATTGATCCCCGG GCTGAGGAGGAGGATGAGATGGGTGCTGCAGGAGGGTTGCTGTCCTCTCTTGAGGGCCCCAAGATGCGTCCATCACTGCTGATGACCCGCTACCTGGAGTCCTGGGGTGCAGCCAAGCCTTTTGCCCACCTGAGCCACATAGAGAGCCCTGTGTCCACATCCACCCCTCTTCCG GAGAAGGCCCTGGCTTCCTTCAGCCCCCAGTGGAGCCTGGACCG GAGCCGTACTCGACTAGATGATGACCTGGACACTGGGGATGCCAAGTTCTTCCAGGTCATTGAACAGCTCAACTCTCAGAA acAGTGGAAGCAGTCGAAGGATTTCAACCCACTGACACTGTACTTCAGAGAGaaggagatggagaaagag tATCGACTCTCTGCACTCCCTGCCTTCAAATACTACACAGCCTGCACCTTCCTGGTTTTTCTCTCCAACTTTGTCATCCAGATGCTGGTGACAAACAG GCCCCCAGCTCTGGCCATCACCTATAGCAtcaccttcctcctcttcctcctcctcctcctcgtctgCTTCTCAGAGCACCTGATG AGGTGTGTTTTGAAAGGCCCCAAGATGTTACACTGGCTGTCTGCACTGTCTGGCTTGGTAGCCACACGACCCGGACTGCGAGTCGCCCTGGGCACCGCCACCATCCTCCTCGTTTTCGCCATGGCCATTACCAGCCTG GCCCCCAATGTGTCCTCCATAGCGTGCAACCTCTCCTGGGAGCTTCCTGGATCCCTGCCTCTCGTCAGCATCCCA TACTCCATGCATTGCTGCGTGCTGGGcttcctctcctgctccctcTTCCTGCACATGAGCTTCGAGCTGAAACTGACGCTGCTCCTGCTGTGGCTGGCGGCCTCCTGCTCCCTCTTCCTGCACTCCCATGCCTGGCTGTCCGACTGCCTCGTCGCCCGCCTCTATCTGAGCCCCCTGGACTCCAG GCCAGGGGTGCTGAAGGAACCCAAACTGATGGGAGCTATCtccttcttcatcttcttctTCACCCTCCTTGTCCTGGCTCGGCAG AATGAGTATTACTGCCGCCTGGACTTCCTGTGGaagaagaagctgaggcaggagcaggaggagacagagacaaTGGAGAACCTGACTCGGCTGCTCTTGGAGAACGTGCTCCCTGCCCATGTGGCCCCCCAGTTCATTGGCCAGAACCGGCGCAATGAG GACCTCTACCACCAGTCCTACGAGTGTGTCTGTGTCCTGTTCGCCTCAGTCCCAGACTTTAAGGAGTTTTACTCTGAATCTGACATCAACCATGAGGGGCTAGAGTGTTTGAGGCTGCTCAATGAGATAATTGCTGATTTTGATGAG CTGCTCTCCAAGCCCAAGTTCAGTGGGGTGGAGAAGATCAAAACCATTGGCAGCACCTACATGGCAGCTACAGGCTTAAATGCCACCTCTggacaggacacacagcag GATGCTGAACGAAGCTGCAGCCACCTTGGTACCATGGTGGAGTTTGCGGTGGCCCTTGGATCTAAGCTGGATGTCATCAATAAGCACTCTTTCAACAACTTCCGCTTGCGTGTGG GGTTGAACCATGGACCTGTAGTAGCTGGAGTGATCGGGGCTCAGAAGCCACAGTATGATATCTGGGGCAACACAGTGAACGTGGCCAGCCGCATGGAGAGCACAGGAGTTCTGGGCAAGATCCAA GTGACTGAAGAGACAGCCCGGGCCCTGCAGTCATTAGGCTACACCTGCTATATCCGGGGAGTCATCAAGGTCAAAGGCAAAGGGCAGCTCTGCACCTACTTCCTCAACACAGATTTGACACGAATTGGACCTCCCTCAGCCACCCTGGGCTGA